From Caldanaerobius fijiensis DSM 17918, a single genomic window includes:
- the rplA gene encoding 50S ribosomal protein L1 has product MAKRGKTYQESLKLIDRSKLYSLGEALDLVLKTAKAKFDETIDLAIRLGVDPRHADQQVRGTVVLPHGTGKSKKVLVFAKGDKAREAEEAGADYVGAEELIDKIQNENWLDFDVVVATPDMMGAVGRLGRILGPKGLMPNPKAGTVTFDVGKAVNEIKAGKIEYRVDKTAIIHVPIGKKSFGVDKLADNFIALYDAVVKAKPAAVKGQYIRSIVLSSTMGPGVKVNPARATER; this is encoded by the coding sequence ATGGCAAAGAGAGGTAAAACTTATCAAGAAAGTCTGAAGCTTATTGATAGAAGTAAATTGTATAGCCTTGGAGAGGCTCTAGATTTGGTGTTGAAGACCGCAAAGGCGAAATTCGATGAAACTATCGACCTCGCAATACGATTGGGAGTTGATCCTCGCCATGCCGATCAACAGGTGAGGGGTACTGTGGTTCTTCCTCATGGTACAGGCAAATCTAAAAAGGTATTGGTATTTGCAAAAGGAGATAAGGCTAGAGAAGCTGAAGAAGCTGGTGCCGATTATGTAGGAGCAGAAGAGCTCATAGATAAGATACAAAATGAAAACTGGCTGGACTTTGATGTTGTCGTTGCTACGCCTGACATGATGGGGGCAGTAGGTAGATTAGGTAGGATATTGGGTCCAAAAGGGCTGATGCCCAATCCCAAAGCAGGTACAGTTACATTTGATGTAGGTAAAGCTGTAAACGAAATAAAGGCAGGTAAAATAGAATACAGGGTTGATAAGACAGCGATTATTCATGTGCCTATTGGTAAGAAGTCTTTTGGCGTCGATAAGCTTGCAGATAATTTTATCGCTTTATATGATGCGGTTGTGAAGGCAAAACCAGCGGCGGTAAAGGGCCAATATATAAGGAGCATCGTGCTTTCATCTACAATGGGTCCGGGCGTTAAGGTTAACCCGGCAAGAGCCACAGAAAGATGA
- the rplJ gene encoding 50S ribosomal protein L10: MLNKAEKAQIVQELKEKLSTAQAAILVDYKGINVEEDTKLRRELRQSGVEYKVVKNTLLSIAAKELGYEGLLPYLEGPTALALGVKDPVAPAKVLYNYAKDHENFKFKVGILQGNIIGVDEIINLAKLPPKEELIAKVLGSMNAPIANFVGVLSATLRNFVYVLNAIKEKKAA; encoded by the coding sequence TTGCTAAACAAAGCTGAAAAAGCCCAGATAGTGCAGGAACTCAAAGAAAAACTCTCGACTGCACAGGCGGCTATTCTCGTAGATTATAAGGGCATAAATGTAGAAGAGGACACAAAATTGAGGAGAGAATTGAGGCAGTCGGGTGTAGAGTACAAAGTCGTAAAAAACACATTGCTGAGCATTGCGGCAAAAGAACTTGGGTATGAAGGATTGCTGCCATATTTAGAAGGTCCTACAGCTCTTGCCTTGGGAGTTAAGGATCCTGTAGCTCCTGCTAAGGTTTTGTACAATTACGCTAAAGATCACGAGAATTTTAAATTTAAAGTTGGCATATTGCAAGGCAATATTATTGGAGTAGATGAAATTATAAATTTAGCGAAACTGCCGCCAAAAGAAGAGTTGATAGCGAAGGTTTTGGGCTCGATGAATGCTCCTATAGCCAACTTTGTTGGAGTGCTTAGCGCTACTTTGCGCAATTTTGTGTATGTTCTGAATGCTATTAAAGAGAAAAAAGCTGCATAA